AATTAGcaagtatttaaatttcagtATACAAAGAACCGTTAGTTGATCATCctaaattactaatattgtgTTGGtaatactatgtttttttttttctaataaaaattggTGGTCAGGCTGAACTGCTTGATTTTGTTGCCGCGAAGTTTCATGAAGAAGCTGGTGTAttcaaactattaataatagattCAGTCATGGCATTATTCCGTGTTGACTTCTCTGGACGCGGTGAACTAGCTGATCGACAGCAAAAGCTAGCACAAGTTTTATCAAGATTACAAAAggtgtgtttaattttatatttatattatgatagctTTTTTTATTCTCATCGATAACATTACCGATATtttgacaataatatttatatacctactagAAGTTCCATCAATATTAATAAGTCGTATATTCAAACTTAAGGACATGTTAGGCAAGACTGGAACAATTGAGAGGCACTCTTTAAGTCTGCTAGGAAAAAACGTTGATTGCCATGGAAAGTCATCCTCGCGAGGCTATCTACTAAAACATGGGCATCCATTTCCAGATCTGGTTATGTACCTAATTACTTACAGACCTGTCTTATACCTATAATATAGTTCCAATATTCGTTGACATTTTAGACCAGCAGTTGAATAatttttcaagtaaaaaatTTGTTATCAGTAAAGTGCAAATGACCCATcatgtgacagattttcatGTCGACAGATGTAACTTTCTCACCACAATATAAgatgaaacaaaaattaagaatgttaaaattcagtggtgcttgccttggtttgaacccgcaatcattggttttGATTCACCTTTTTTAACCTCTGAACACAATAGTGTTAGAAAACGgctataaaaattatgaaaacaatttgtACGTGATGAATATAAACTACCAACACAAGATAAAATGTTCTGCAAAATATTGGAACGTAGGTACGTACTAAGAATAATTACAGTAGGTAGGTACCCACTGTAATTATTCTTAGTTAACACAAAATATGTACATTGTTCTCGTGTAGGATAGAATAGGTTTTCTCTGTTGTACGAAATGCAAGTTCACTGGGTGAATAGATAAACAGCATCCGGGTATACCATGGTCAAATTATCGTATGTTTCGCCACTCCAGATAAGACAAATTAATTGGTcagaaataaagttctttatcgaaatatttaagCATCCATAGGTCAATGCTAGGacgtttttaaaatagttttcttaaaaacaaaaacaatttaatgatgTAAATCCATGATTTGTGGAttgaaaatcatatatattattaatgacaaGAAGGCTTTAGTCTCTCCTTTATGAAAAATTGCAatcagattaaataatatttcgacatacatatttaaaattttactttcgtattttataGATATCAGAGGAGTACAACGTTGCAGTTTTTATAACTAATCAAATGACTGCAGACCCAGGAGCCACATTATCTTTTCAAGCCGATCCAAAAAAACCAATCGGTGGGAATATTCTCGCTCATGCTTCCACGACGAGAATATATCTTAGAAAAGGACGTGGAGAAAATCGTATAGCGAAAATTTACGATTCACCAGACTTGCCTGAAAGCGAAGCTACCTTTGCTATTACTAATGGTGGCATCGCAGATGCTAAagattaataaatctatttgatACAAAAGTTACCTATTATTTACTCCTTTACCATTATACTGGacccaatatatatatatatatatacaatacacgGAACACATATTTCTGTTCCGTTTGGTAAAGTATCTCCTACTCCGTAGCTATTCTACTGCCTCATGGCTCATATCATCAGTGGCTTTGAGTCTACATAACATCAGGTACCTGTTAAGATCACTAAGCCGAATATTTGCGCCCTCCttctaattacatatatatttaaactacttAGTAATAAATCTACaactaaattagaaaataaaataacgatacTTAACcgcaaaatagaaaattaatattaaattatttacccaggatataataataaatcaattattgtcttcgtttatcaaattaattttctaaCATCCTGAAACGTTTCAATTGTTTAATGGATAAGGAAAGAccgagaaatattataattgcaacaACTTAAAGTACTCCTATAGATTATGATTGGTTTGTGATTcagataattatatagataggtacaacaatatattcataactatttagtaggtaattaataattaaagggAATTAAccctgttttatttaaaatagcataATTTTCCtttcatttacattatattattacattatatattattatataacatatggatgtacatatgttatataataatatattataataattttatatatttataataatttctgtatagtttctattaatttatgtaatttcatCCAATACTACACTAAAGTTATTGACCTGTCAATTTAAGACTTATTCCGATAACTTTATAACCCGTTGCTTTGGAGTCGCTCGCGCGaagaacaataaaacaaagtccaatcattaataaaatcgtattttaGTCGTCATAGTGGCGTGACTTGTGTGAACCAATTATATGCGTCTTTACgattagataaattaatattaattttatattgtctaaatatacgcactttaataaaaaaatattttaataaatataatggaaataatttaatataatgatcaCGATAGATTGACTTCCTTTCAATCGaactgtatatttaattttatgaaattcacacaggtatattttaaatttttaccttAATTTTGTACCAAGATACTGATAAAATGTGGGTGacaccttaaatatattaattgtcattttatactaaaattcgAAAACATATATGAAATTACCATTGTTTAATCAATGATCACTACAATGATGAATCACGCACCCGGTTCGGCAATCGCTATTCGCTATCGGCAGTCATCAATACATCATTCGATTCGATCCCGCCGGACAGAGTAGGCCGCTCTTTATCAGTATTTAATCCATTCAGTTCAGTCAGTTTtcagtgtgccagtgtaactgtcAATCGTCAATCGTGTTGTCAGTTTACATTCTAATATTTTGTTCGTGCTTGTtttaaattacactttatttattataaattaaataaacaatcattTAATACCCaatagtttcatataaaatatcaaattatgagTGACAACAAGGAAGATAAAAAGCAAATACGTGTGTGGTGTGATGGATGGTAaatcaatgattttaaattttttactataattaccTGACTAATGATTTGACATTTTTGGTagtagtttgtttttaaaacgtaGTTCTTAGAACCGAAATTTTTGTAGTAATTGTGTTTAAAAGATTTGCGGtaaccaattaaattattgtatgtgATTTATTACGCCggtcctaaaataaatattcattcaatttcTCTTATAGTAAAAAGGAAACTAATAGAATAAACAATAGATATAATCAGCTAAGAAGTATTTTCTACTCTCAATTTATTATAGATGTTAATAAACaaagatgaaaatattatttttatattattgcatttagaaaaaatcgatatatttttgtatttcagcTATGACATGGTTCATTTTGGCCATGCTAACTCTTTGAGACAAGCAAAAGCTCTTGGTGGTGTATTAATAGTAGGTGTACACACAGATGAAGAAATATCTAAACATAAAGGCCCTCCTGTCTTTACACAGGAGGAGAGATATAAAATGGTTCGTGCAATCAAATGGGTCGACCAAGTGGTGGAGGGAGCACCGTATGTTACAACATTAGAAACGTTAGATAAATACCAATGTGATTTTTGTGTGCATGGAGGTGGGAtatggttttaattttattagttgttAGCTTATTAACACAAGTCTAATAggataatttgtatatttatgtccAAATAAAGGCTAATTAGTAGTTTTTATAGCATATGATACTTAAAATAAAGGTGTTATTCTAATActcataaaatcatttcaagttaatgataaaattatatattggcatgaacattttaattttgtatataagtttatgaatctataataattttaatataggatATAAAATAGTGTACTGTATTTTGGTAgagttctttatattataatatattttaaacaagacTAAAATTACCATACTCCTTTATATTTCAGACGACATCACAGTAACTGCAGATGGAATTGATACATATCATTTGGTTAAAGAAGCTGGGAGATACAGGTATATACAATAAgcaatacatttataaacatgTTGATTCACatgtaacttatatataaaaatatgtttttttgcaGAGAAGTAAATAGAACAGCTGGAGTGTCCACTACAGATTTAGTAGGAAGGATGCTGTTACTCACACGAGAACACTTCAAGTAAttaaccaattatttttaaatccattagaattcaatataaaatcatgaaagccatattgaaataaataaatgtgacaataatttataattacatggCACTGGAATCGTTCAAATTTATTTCTGCAATACAGTGTAATTGCTTGCCATGTcgcaataacaaaaatatcaaacttTTTGTTACAATATAGTCTTATAATCTTTTCTTTGATAATTCATCAACGtcatataatagtaaaaaatatataacatacatatgtgaattagtaattttttatctgtaaagaatcactatttagttatttttacacATGCATCGGTGCTGTGAGTAAAAGATTTACATCTATGAGTCATAACATTAGAGCTAGATATATTACCAAATGATAAACtgctgtatattttataatatatttaatagtgtcTCTTAAGGCTTGCTATAATTTTCAGGAGAGGTGACAAAGAATACACAGTAGCCCTGGAGCACTCTTCAAATCTTGGTACAGATTCAACCGCAAGGTCACCTTACACTGGCTGTTCACAGTTCTTGCCCACCACTCAAAAGATCATCCAGTTCAGCAGTGGTCTCTCACCTAAGCCTACTGAcaaagtatgttatttttttttattaaataatttgagaaACATTTAAGTGCATCATGATGTGCATGTGTTTttactctatttttaaataatagatcaTACAGCGAAGATAATTAAAAGTATGTGAATTATGCAAATTAATTCCGTTTTAgcagtttgtttttataaactaacTTGAGTTTgcttttctaatatatttaaacaagctGTTACGGTAATAAATAAAGacacaattacatattttaaatttaataaacttgtgTCCTGTGTGAATGTTAGACCTTTTGTTGATTGTACTCAATTCTCGATAAAAAACTTctgaatgttttaaaaaggAAAAGTGAGTTGTAATTGAATGCagtactaaaaatgttttattatatggaagaaaaactatttatttttatcaacgtCCTCCAAAACACAATAGTACAGTATACTAGATAGAGTCAATACTAAGTGATAATGAACTGGCAGTAGGGTTTTGTACTGCCCCCCGAGTGGTTATCTagcgccaaacatcaatactttgtgGTCCAGTACTCTGTCTGAATtctgtaattacatttattccATAAATGCATAAAATCTCAGATCCTGTGCTTGACGGCGCATTAACAGCGTAGGGAGTAGTTACACTCCCCCCCCACAGATTTAGAGTAGACTAGATACCGCATGTTCATGAGCTAGTATGGTAACCGAGCGTgtcaccttttttttttatacttacgaTGACATGAAGCCATACTTGACaatcataataaatgatttgaaaattaattacaactaTTTGAGCTACAAATTACTTACCTTTCGTAGGTAATATCTCTGTTGTTCGATTTACTACCCTAGAAGATTTTTTTACGgtttataaaaacacaatcaCACAAACATATACTCAAGTAGTAGCGAAGTTTGTGCATTGTATAAACTTCGGACACGCTTGCTCAGACGGCTTTTGGTATCTAGCCTGTTCAAAATCTGTGCTCGTCCCCATTACCATACGCATTCCTAGATTGTAATGTAGGAAAAATAATAGTGAATTCGTATTTTTTCGAAACAACTACCTACGgagttttttataagtttttcttggta
The DNA window shown above is from Vanessa tameamea isolate UH-Manoa-2023 chromosome 16, ilVanTame1 primary haplotype, whole genome shotgun sequence and carries:
- the LOC113403056 gene encoding ethanolamine-phosphate cytidylyltransferase isoform X2 — protein: MSDNKEDKKQIRVWCDGCYDMVHFGHANSLRQAKALGGVLIVGVHTDEEISKHKGPPVFTQEERYKMVRAIKWVDQVVEGAPYVTTLETLDKYQCDFCVHGDDITVTADGIDTYHLVKEAGRYREVNRTAGVSTTDLVGRMLLLTREHFKGDKEYTVALEHSSNLGTDSTARSPYTGCSQFLPTTQKIIQFSSGLSPKPTDKVVYVAGAFDLFHVGHLDFLEAAHAHGDFLIVGLHTDLEVNRYKGSNYPIMNLHERVLSVLACKYVHEVVIGAPYSVTAELMDHFRVEVVCHGLTPIALDADGSDPYKVPKQRGCFKVLNSGNSMTTEDIVQRIIRHRLEFEERNTRKEKKEIAQMKSTQKEHIKQNGNCEYKAYSG
- the LOC113403056 gene encoding ethanolamine-phosphate cytidylyltransferase isoform X1, which gives rise to MSDNKEDKKQIRVWCDGCYDMVHFGHANSLRQAKALGGVLIVGVHTDEEISKHKGPPVFTQEERYKMVRAIKWVDQVVEGAPYVTTLETLDKYQCDFCVHGDDITVTADGIDTYHLVKEAGRYREVNRTAGVSTTDLVGRMLLLTREHFKRGDKEYTVALEHSSNLGTDSTARSPYTGCSQFLPTTQKIIQFSSGLSPKPTDKVVYVAGAFDLFHVGHLDFLEAAHAHGDFLIVGLHTDLEVNRYKGSNYPIMNLHERVLSVLACKYVHEVVIGAPYSVTAELMDHFRVEVVCHGLTPIALDADGSDPYKVPKQRGCFKVLNSGNSMTTEDIVQRIIRHRLEFEERNTRKEKKEIAQMKSTQKEHIKQNGNCEYKAYSG